In one window of Pseudopipra pipra isolate bDixPip1 chromosome 27, bDixPip1.hap1, whole genome shotgun sequence DNA:
- the LOC135403348 gene encoding granzyme M-like isoform X2 yields MGARGCLGPLLLLLLPLPSAWAWLQPSIIGGHEAKPHSRPYMASLQFGGVHACGAALLHRHWVLTAAHCLAQGTLASGRVVVGLHSLRDRGAATQTFPIRAACPHPGYDPGTMENDLLLLQLEGTVTPGRARRPIGLSGRGPAAGATCSLAGWGLRGRGGLSPTLQELEVKVMDPRMCNNSRFWDGGIAPTMICFQGQPRGSAPAKVSVWGSEGYKALPTPNHHSWVWGAPGGELTPSTEARCPPRRGGGPHLWSRCTLWCHPRPPGGLGGPVGVRGAGGGGRGDVLQRPRCHRPLQATGRHLDREVQEMDPENPAEGLQVPPAPKRLSTPSYLHRAAPQPGDMTL; encoded by the exons ATGGGGGCGAGGGGCTGCCTGgggccactgctgctgctgctgctgcccctgccttCGG CGTGGGCCTGGCTCCAGCCATCGATCATTGGGGGACACGAGGCCAAACCCCACTCCCGGCCCTACATGGCATCCCTGCAGTTTGGGGGGGTCCACGCCTGCGGGGCAGCGCTGCTGCACCGGCACTGGGTCCTGACGGCCGCCCACTGCCTGGCCCAGGG GACACTGGCCAGCGGGAGAGTGGTGGTGGGGCTGCACAGCCTGCGGGACCGCGGGGCGGCCACACAGACCTTCCCCATCCGGGCGGCCTGTCCCCACCCCGGCTACGACCCAGGGACCATGGAAAACgacctgctcctgctgcag CTGGAGGGGACGGTGACGCCGGGCCGGGCGCGGCGGCCGATCGGGCTGTCGGGGCgggggccggcggcgggggccACGTGCAGCCTGGCGGGCTGGGGGCTCCGCGGGCGCGGGGGGCTCTCGCCcaccctgcaggagctggaggtgaAGGTGATGGACCCGCGGATGTGCAACAACAGCCGCTTCTGGGACGGCGGCATCGCCCCCACCATGATCTGcttccaggggcagccccggggctcgGCCCCCGCCAAGGTGAGCGTTTGGGGGTCCGAGGGCTACAAAGCTCTGCCCACCCCCAACCACCACTCCTGGGTgtggggggctccggggggggAGCTCACCCCGAGCACAGAGGCCAGATGTCCCCCCAGGCGTGGTGGGGGTCCCCACCTCTGGTCGAGGTGCACTCTCTGGTGTCACCCCCGTCCCCCAGGGGGACTCGGGGGGCCCGTTGGTGTGCGGGGAGCGGGCGGCGGTGGCCGGGGTGATGTCCTTCAGCGGCCCAGATGTCACCGACCCCTTCAAGCCACCGGTCGCCACCTCGACCGTGAAGTACAAGAAATGGATCCAGAAAACCCTGCGGAGGGGCTGCaagtccccccagcccccaagAGACTGAGCACCCCTTCCTATTTACACAG ggcagctccccaGCCTGGTGACATGACCCTGTGA
- the APC2 gene encoding adenomatous polyposis coli protein 2, protein MRLLGAAPEPRPAPHRPHRTAPLRTAGDEALEGVKMSGSIASYDQLVRQVEALKKENSHLRRELEDNSNHLSKLENETSDMKEVLKHLQGKLEQEARVMVSSGQTEVLDQLKALQMDITSLYNLKFAPEVTSSGRGPEESPPAPPSHRDGPADLGRATLRMLEELDRERCFLLGEIEKEEKEKVWYYAQLQSLATRLDELPHVETFSMQMDLIRQQLQFEAQHIRSLMEERFGTADEMVQRAQIRASRLEQIDKELMEAQDKAQQPEPQLCGKVPGMEGDGSLDPPTHPEEGGNSKVEVVFWLLSMLATRDKEDMSRTLLAMSSSQESCLAMRKSGCLPLLIQILHDSDGEPGPPESPTGAKDARMRANAALHNIVFSQPDEGQAKKEMRVLHVLEQIRSYSETCWDWLQMQSRDGGRGPEGAVPVPIEPQICQATCAIMKLSFDEEYRRAMNELGGLQAVAELLQVDYEMHKMTNDPLNLALRRYAGMALTNLTFGDVVNKATLCSRRGCMEAIVAQLGSDSEELHQVVSSILRNLSWRADINSKKVLREVGSVTGLTRCALHAGKESTLKSVLSALWNLSAHSTENKAAICAVEGALGFLVSTLTYKCQSNSLAIIESGGGILRNVSSLVATREDYRQVLRDHNCLQTLLQHLRSHSLTIVSNACGTLWNLSARSPRDQELLWDLGAVSMLRNLIHSKHKMIAMGSAAALRNLLTNRPPKYKDAAVVSPGSCMPSLYMRKQKALEAELDAKHLAETFDTMEKQSLKSQSAKKPLRHMESLVKDYASDSGCFDDDEVPNVSTGVETASASVLSMFLNSSFLQGQALPRALAQRRCPEPEKDGSGKPAEPKKLPLPEDDVSLAAEKLANKISSTVAKIDKLVEDISTMHNSSDDSFSLSSEDHCLDWQYGPEEGHEARAQSCSPCRLSDAGGFAKRESLSRAHTLLRLKTAYTSLSTDSLNSGSTSDGYCTKEHMKPCPRAAFLDYRDELQRYQKRPSRLDLKSILGCKPERAEPPARDPAEPDKPEQRDPPERAKKTVTFPSPKAPEKETEWKKEVGGKQPPDPHVHTIKLSPSYQHVPLLESLAKSGAATGHQPSLLGRKQAWLPPALLQTAETLSKIPEKLPAQPPAPAEQESVQKYSVEDTPICFSRCSSLSSLSSADNVLDGQSHSENDLDSDSSLEILEMEEGDVEGEDGRQEKEKAVDPGPTTPVGISQPITIPFPKRDKVFLREASPSRQDDLTPSSSSENYIQETPLVMSRCSSVSSLGSFESPSIASSIQSDPCSEMISGTISPSELPDSPGQTMPPSRSKTPLFELGCQPEKETSQFNIQWENNVKKFMEITDFKERFQLPQDLDSMVYFTVEKPNENFSCASSLSALPLHEHYVQKDVELKLIPTFPEKNSLNFAAHEKREERREERYLEGRRRANRPEPPDDDDIEILKECISSAMPSRFRKVKTSLLSGQVLHPQTKKPMHVPVYMLVPAHAHPGVPRHLRATARDLFKDDDSFTDSADGTPVNFSSAASLSDETLRYPAGEEAEHPLPEGRREGGTIPARRAASGSSAPARIGSTSKGKAGPGRGQGGEGKRGQTPPKSSASLELGVGRASGAPGRKDDPQEDGVVFQSLCHTTPTEEAVYCFYDPELDELPEAGREGSGSRAQPGRAPRRERSGGSIPRRDPEPGPHPAKAKPQNNLIADETPPCYSLSSSMSSLSDANLSDGEERGQPCGKATWPRSAAVGQEQGGSPSSPSLNSEDDLLQKCIGSAMPKRRRPAVRRRGLECKQKPPGTGGRERKAEVRHHPDEDAGSDRGSDLDSVEWQAIQEGANSIVTWLHQAAASLSREPSSESDSILSFMSGLSVGSTLQLSLGRQEKQRPGSASGRDTARREHSKGRPERKDTAGARPAGRAGARAERSPAPTKPVPNLPVVFRGRTVIYMPSLAKDAPSPRATPKKTPVAKPEAPPAKNLSLSQQRSRSLHRLGKAPETGDLALPKRSTTPPARMGKGPPSSGSSRTSTPSQHGPKKLPSPSQLNKPGTPAAGKAGGSSSPPGPPAKAPAPKSPAPRQSKTQKSPVRIPFMQKPSRKVLPGRGAMPVLEEQEDGSKARPGGPGGSRLNLVRMSSARSSGSDSDRSGFLRQLTFIKESSSLLLRHRTELAPPAPAASLPRRGSPQRSRAALPAVFLCSSRCDELKAAKPASPGPRALAPRAQPGAKTSAGAKPPRRTSSESPSRLPVKTSAPAAEPFKRYSSSPNISVARRAGSPSSSSSVRSEAPARRRQPEAAPGGQPGKPPVVVMKGTWRRIRDEDIPHILKSTLPSSALPLAGSAEDEPPGAPGPRKTSDAVVQTEDFAASKTNSSTSPTLETREGPPHPRVTGDGEAPAPAKAALPISFGHEAPAGTFPASRHGSPSKAARVTPFNYVPSPMAVTAVADKAVEKIQA, encoded by the exons ATGCGGCTGCTCGGGGCCGCGCCGGAGCCTCGCCCAGCTCCGCACCGCCCGCACCGCACCGCACCGCTCCGCACCGCCGGGGATGAG GCGCTGGAGGGGGTGAAGATGTCCGGCTCCATCGCCTCGTACGACCAGCTGGTGCGGCAGGTGGAGGCGCTGAAGAAGGAGAACAGTCACCTCCGGCGGGAGCTGGAGGACAACTCCAACCACCTCTCCAAGCTGGAGAATGAGACCTCGGACATGAAG GAGGTCCTgaagcatctccagggcaagctggagcaggaggcCCGAGTCATGGTGTCCTCAGGGCAAACGGAGGTGCTGGACCAGCTCAAAG ccctgcagatggACATCACCAGCCTCTACAACCTCAAGTTCGCCCCGGAGGTGACGAGCTCCGGGCGCGGCCCCGAGGAGAGTCCCCCGGCCCCCCCCTCCCACCGGGACGGCCCCGCGGACCTGGGCAGGGCCACCCTGCGcatgctggaggagctggaccGGGAGAG gtgcTTCCTGCTGGGGGAGATcgagaaggaggagaaggagaaggtcTGGTACTACGCgcagctgcagagcctggcCACGCGCCTGGACGAGCTGCCCCACGTGGAGACG tTCTCCATGCAGATGGACCTGATCCGGCAGCAGCTGCAGTTCGAGGCGCAGCACATCCGCTCGCTGATGGAGGAGCGCTTTGGGACGGCCGACGAGATGGTGCAGAGGGCACAG ATCCGGGCATCCCGGCTGGAGCAGATCGACAAGGAGCTGATGGAGGCGCAGGACAAGGCACAGCAGCCGGAGCCGCAG CTCTGTGGGAAGGTGCCGGGCATGGAGGGGGACGGCAGCCTGGACCCCCCAACCCACCCCGAGGAGGGGGGCAACAGCAAG GTGGAGGTTGTCTTCTGGCTGCTGTCCATGCTGGCCACGCGGGACAAGGAGGACATGTCCCGCACGCTGCTGGCCATGTCCAGCTCCCAGGAGAGCTGCCTGGCCATGCGCAAGTCGGgctgcctgcccctgctcatCCAGATCCTGCACGACTCGGACGGGGAGCCGGGGCCCCCCGAGAGCCCCACGGGCGCCAAGGACGCGCGGATGAGGGCCAACGCCGCCCTGCACAACATCGTCTTCTCCCAGCCCGACGAGGGCCAGGCCAAGAAGGAGATGCGGGTGCTGCACGTGCTGGAGCAGATCCGCTCCTACTCGGAGACCTGCTGGGACTGGCTGCAGATGCAGAGCCGGGACGGGGGACGGGGCCCCGAGGGCGCGG TGCCCGTGCCCATCGAGCCCCAGATCTGCCAGGCCACCTGTGCCATCATGAAGCTCTCCTTCGACGAGGAGTACAGGCGGGCCATGAACGAGCTGG gcGGGCTGCAGGCGgtggctgagctgctgcaggtggACTACGAGATGCACAAGATGACGAACGACCCCCTGAACCTGGCGCTGCGGCGCTACGCGGGCATGGCCCTCACCAACCTCACCTTCGGCGACGTGGTCAACAAG GCGACGCTGTGCTCCCGCCGGGGCTGCATGGAGGCCATCGTGGCTCAGCTGGGCTCCGACAGCGAGGAGCTGCACCAG GTGGTCTCCAGCATCCTGAGGAACCTCTCCTGGCGCGCTGACATCAACAGCAAGAAGGTGCTGCGGGAGGTGGGCAGCGTCACGGGGCTGACACGGTGTGCCCTGCACGCCGGCAAG GAATCCACCCTGAAGAGTGTCCTGAGCGCGCTGTGGAACCTGTCGGCGCACAGCACGGAGAACAAGGCGGCCATCTGCGCCGTGGAGGGGGCCCTGGGCTTCCTGGTGAGCACCCTCACCTACAAGTGCCAGAGCAACTCCCTGGCCATCATCGAGAGCGGCGGTGGCATCCTCAGGAACGTCTCCAGCCTCGTCGCCACGCGGGAGGATTACAG GCAGGTGCTCCGGGACCACAACTGCCTGCAGAcgctgctgcagcacctgcgCTCGCACAGCCTGACCATCGTCAGCAACGCCTGCGGCACCCTCTGGAACCTGTCTGCCCGCAGCCCCCGcgaccaggagctgctgtgggacctGGGGGCGGTCAGCATGCTCCGCAACCTCATCCACTCCAAGCACAAGATGATCGCCATGGGCAGCGCGGCCGCCCTGCGCAACCTCCTCACCAACCGGCCCCCCAAGTACAAGGACGCGGCCGTGGTGTCCCCGGGCTCCTGCATGCCCTCGCTCTACATGCGCAAGCAGAAGGCGCTGGAGGCCGAGCTGGACGCCAAGCACCTGGCTGAGACCTTCGACACCATGGAGAAGCAGAGCCTGAAGAGCCAGAGCGCGAAGAAGCCGCTGCGGCACATGGAGAGCCTGGTGAAGGACTACGCCTCCGACTCCGGCTGCTTCGACGATGACGAGGTGCCCAACGTGTCCACCGGCGTGGAGACGGCCAGCGCCTCCGTGCTCTCCATGTTCCTCAACTCCTCCTTCCTGCAGGGCCAGGCGCTGCCGCGGGCACTGGCACAGCGGCGGTGCCCGGAGCCGGAGAAGGACGGCAGCGGGAAGCCGGCGGAGCCCAAGAAGCTGCCGCTGCCGGAGGACGATGTCTCGCTGGCCGCCGAGAAGTTGGCCAACAAGATCTCCAGCACGGTGGCCAAGATCGACAAGCTGGTGGAGGACATCTCCACCATGCACAACTCCTCGGACGACAGCTTCAGCCTCAGCTCCGAGGACCACTGCCTGGACTGGCAGTACGGCCCCGAGGAGGGGCACGAGGCGCGGGCCCAGTCGTGCTCGCCGTGCCGGCTCTCGGACGCCGGCGGCTTTGCCAAGCGGGAGAGCCTGAGCCGGGCGCACACCCTGCTGCGGCTGAAGACGGCCTACACCAGCCTGTCCACCGACAGCCTCAACAGCGGCAGCACCAGCGACGGCTACTGCACCAAGGAGCACATGAAGCCCTGCCCCAGGGCCGCCTTCCTCGACTATCGTGACGAGCTGCAGCGCTACCAGAAGAGGCCGAGCCGGCTCGACCTCAagagcatcctgggctgcaaaCCAGAGCGGGCCGAGCCCCCCGCGCGGGACCCGGCCGAGCCGGACAAACCGGAGCAGCGAGACCCCCCCGAACGGGCCAAGAAGACGGTGACTTTCCCCAGCCCCAAGGCACCGGAGAAGGAGACGGAGTGGAAGAAGGAGGTGGGCGGCAAACAGCCCCCCGACCCCCACGTCCACACCATCAAGCTCTCCCCGTCCTACCAGCACGTGCCCCTGCTCGAGAGCCTGGCCAAGAGCGGCGCGGCCACCGGCCAccagccctccctgctgggCAGGAAGCAAGCCTGGCTCCCCCCGGCGCTTCTGCAAACGGCCGAGACCCTGAGCAAGATCCCGGAGAAGCTGCCGGCACAGCCGCCAGCCCCGGCAGAGCAGGAGTCGGTGCAGAAATACTCGGTGGAGGACACCCCAATCTGCTTCTCCCGCTGTagctccctctcctccctctcctcgGCAGACAATGTGCTGGACGGGCAGAGCCACAGCGAGAACGACCTGGACAGTGACTCCTCCCTGGAGATCCTGGAGATGGAGGAAGGGGATGTGGAAGGGGAGGATgggaggcaggagaaggagaaggcgGTGGATCCGGGTCCCACCACGCCGGTGGGGATTTCCCAGCCCATCACCATCCCCTTCCCGAAGCGGGACAAGGTTTTCCTGCGGGAAGCATCACCCTCACGCCAGGACGACCTGACCCCCTCCAGCTCCTCGGAGAACTACATCCAGGAGACCCCTCTGGTGATGAGCCGCTGCAGCTCCGtcagctccctgggcagcttcGAGAGCCCCTCCATCGCCAGCTCCATCCAGAGTGACCCGTGCAGCGAGATGATCAGCGGCACCATCAGCCCCAGCGAGCTCCCCGACAGCCCCGGGCAGACCATGCCCCCCAGCCGCAGCAAGACCCCCCTCTTCGAGCTGGGCTGCCAGCCCGAGAAGGAGACCAGCCAGTTCAACATCCAGTGGGAGAACAACGTCAAGAAGTTCATGGAGATCACAGACTTCAAGGAACGCTTCCAGCTGCCCCAGGACCTGGACTCCATGGTCTACTTCACGGTGGAGAAACCCAACGAGAACTTCTCGTGTGCCTCCAGCCTGAGCGCCCTGCCCCTCCACGAGCACTACGTCCAGAAGGACGTGGAGCTCAAGCTGATTCCCACCTTCCCGGAGAAGAACAGCCTGAACTTCGCGGCTCACGAGAAGCGGGAGGAGCGGCGGGAGGAGCGGTACCTGGAGGGCCGGCGCCGGGCCAAccgccccgagccccccgaCGACGACGACATCGAGATCCTGAAGGAGTGCATCAGCTCCGCCATGCCCTCCCGCTTCCGCAAGGTCAAGACCTCGCTGCTGTCCGGCCAGGTCCTGCACCCCCAGACCAAGAAGCCGATGCATGTCCCCGTTTACATGCTGGTGCCGGCCCACGCGCACCCCGGCGTCCCCAGGCACCTGCGAGCCACCGCCCGCGACCTCTTCAAGGACGACGACTCCTTCACCGACTCGGCCGACGGGACCCCCGTCAACTTCTCCAGCGCCGCCTCGCTGAGCGACGAGACCCTGCGCTACCCGGCGGGCGAGGAGGCCGAGCACCCCCTGCCCGAGGGGCGCCGCGAGGGCGGCACCATCCCGGCCAGGAGAGCCGCCTCCGGCAGCTCGGCACCCGCCAGGATCGGCTCCACCAGCAAGGGCAAAGCGGGGCCAGGCCGCGGCCAAGGCGGGGAGGGGAAGCGGGGCCAGACCCCCCCAAAGAGCTcagccagcctggagctgggggtgggcagggccAGCGGTGCCCCCGGGAGGAAGGATGACCCCCAGGAGGACGGGGTGGTCTTCCAGTCGCTGTGCCACACCACGCCGACGGAGGAAGCCGTCTACTGCTTCTACGATCCGGAGCTGGATGAGCTGCCCGAGGCGGGCAGGGAGGGCTccggcagcagagcccagcccggCCGGGCACCCCGGAGGGAGCGCTCGGGCGGCTCCATCCCCCGCAGGGACCCCGAGCCCGGTCCCCATCCGGCAAAGGCAAAGCCGCAGAACAACCTCATTGCCGACGAGACGCCGCCCTGTTactccctcagctcctccatGAGCTCCCTGAGCGATGCCAACCTCTCGGACGGCGAGGAGCGGGGCCAGCCCTGCGGCAAAGCCACGTGGCCGCGGTCGGCCGCggtggggcaggagcaggggggctcccccagctcccccagcctcaACTCGGAGGATGACCTGCTGCAGAAGTGCATCGGCTCGGCCATGCCCAAGCGCCGGCGGCCCGCGGTTCGCCGCAGGGGGCTGGAGTGCAAGCAGAAGCCGCCGGGCACGGGCGGGAGGGAGCGGAAAGCCGAGGTCAGGCATCACCCCGACGAGGACGCCGGCTCCGACCGGGGCTCCGACCTGGACAGCGTGGAGTGGCAGGCCATCCAGGAGGGAGCCAACTCCATCGTCACCTGGCTGCACCAGGCCGCCGCCTCCCTCTCGCGGGAGCCTTCCTCCGAGTCCGACTCCATCCTCTCCTTCATGTCGGGGCTCTCGGTGGGCTCCACgctgcagctctccctgggcaggcaggagaaGCAGCGGCCCGGCAGCGCATCCGGCCGGGACACGGCGAGGAGGGAGCACAGCAAGGGCCGCCCAGAGAGGAAGGACACGGCGGGTGCCCGTCCCGCCGGCCGTGCCGGTGCCAGGGCGGAGCGGAGCCCGGCACCCACCAAACCGGTGCCCAACCTGCCCGTGGTCTTCCGTGGCAGGACCGTCATCTACATGCCCAGCCTGGCCAAGGACGCCCCCAGCCCACGGGCCACCCCGAAGAAGACCCCGGTGGCCAAGCCCGAGGCGCCGCCTGCCAAGAACCTCTCCCTGAGCCAGCAGCGCTCGCGGAGCCTGCACCGGCTGGGCAAGGCCCCCGAAACCGGGGACCTGGCGCTGCCCAAGAGGAGCACGACCCCGCCCGCCCGCATGGGGAAGGGCCCCCCTTCCTCGGGCTCCTCCCgcacctccaccccctcccagcacggCCCCAAGAAGCTGCCATCGCCCTCCCAGCTCAACAAGCCAGGCACCCCAGCCGCGGGCAAGGCAGGGGGCTCGTCCTCCCCGCCGGGACCCCCGGCCAAGGCCCCGGCCCCCAAATCCCCGGCCCCCAGGCAGTCCAAGACGCAGAAGTCTCCCGTGCGCATCCCCTTCATGCAGAAGCCCAGCAGGAAGGTGCTGCCGGGCCGGGGGGCCATGCCggtgctggaggagcaggaggacgGCTCCAAGGCTCggcccggggggccggggggcagcCGGCTCAACCTGGTGCGGATGTCATCCGCCCGCTCCAGCGGCAGCGACTCGGACCGCTCCGGCTTCCTGCGCCAGCTCACCTTCATCAAGGAGTCCTCCAGCCTGCTGCTGCGGCACCGCACCGAGCtggccccgccggcccccgcGGCCTCGCTGCCTCGCCGGGGGTCCCCTCAGCGCAGCCGTGCCGCCCTCCCGGCCGtgttcctctgctcctcccGCTGCGACGAGCTCAAGGCGGCCAAGCCGGCATCCCCCGGCCCGCGGGCCCTCGCCCCCAGAGCCCAGCCCGGCGCCAAAACCAGCGCCGGGGCGAAGCCGCCGCGCAGGACCAGCTCCGAGAGCCCGTCCCGGCTGCCGGTGAAGACCAGCGCCCCCGCGGCCGAGCCCTTCAAGCGATACTCGTCCTCGCCCAACATCAGCGtggcgcggcgggcgggcagcccgtcctcctcctcctccgtgCGCTCCGAGGCGCCGGCGCGGCGCCGGCAGCCCGAGGCGGCTcccggggggcagccggggaAGCCGCCGGTGGTGGTGATGAAGGGCACGTGGCGGAGGATTCGGGACGAAGACATCCCCCACATCCTCAAGAGCACGCTGCCCTCCTCCGCCCTGCCGCTGGCGGGCTCCGCCGAGGACGAGCCCCCCGGCGCCCCCGGCCCCAGGAAGACCAGCGACGCCGTGGTGCAGACCGAGGACTTCGCCGCCTCCAAGACCAACTCCAGCACCTCTCCCACGCTGGAGACCCGCGAGGGACCCCCTCACCCCCGTGTCACCGGTGATGGCGAAGCCCCCGCGCCCGCCAAGGCTGCCCTGCCCATCTCCTTCGGCCACGAGGCGCCCGCCGGGACCTTCCCCGCCAGCCGACACGGCTCCCCCAGCAAGGCCGCCCGTGTCACCCCCTTCAACTACGTCCCCAGCCCCATGGCGGTGACGGCCGTGGCCGACAAGGCGGTGGAGAAAATCCAGGCTTGA
- the LOC135403348 gene encoding granzyme M-like isoform X3, with protein sequence MGARGCLGPLLLLLLPLPSAWAWLQPSIIGGHEAKPHSRPYMASLQFGGVHACGAALLHRHWVLTAAHCLAQGTLASGRVVVGLHSLRDRGAATQTFPIRAACPHPGYDPGTMENDLLLLQLEGTVTPGRARRPIGLSGRGPAAGATCSLAGWGLRGRGGLSPTLQELEVKVMDPRMCNNSRFWDGGIAPTMICFQGQPRGSAPAKGDSGGPLVCGERAAVAGVMSFSGPDVTDPFKPPVATSTVKYKKWIQKTLRRGCKSPQPPRD encoded by the exons ATGGGGGCGAGGGGCTGCCTGgggccactgctgctgctgctgctgcccctgccttCGG CGTGGGCCTGGCTCCAGCCATCGATCATTGGGGGACACGAGGCCAAACCCCACTCCCGGCCCTACATGGCATCCCTGCAGTTTGGGGGGGTCCACGCCTGCGGGGCAGCGCTGCTGCACCGGCACTGGGTCCTGACGGCCGCCCACTGCCTGGCCCAGGG GACACTGGCCAGCGGGAGAGTGGTGGTGGGGCTGCACAGCCTGCGGGACCGCGGGGCGGCCACACAGACCTTCCCCATCCGGGCGGCCTGTCCCCACCCCGGCTACGACCCAGGGACCATGGAAAACgacctgctcctgctgcag CTGGAGGGGACGGTGACGCCGGGCCGGGCGCGGCGGCCGATCGGGCTGTCGGGGCgggggccggcggcgggggccACGTGCAGCCTGGCGGGCTGGGGGCTCCGCGGGCGCGGGGGGCTCTCGCCcaccctgcaggagctggaggtgaAGGTGATGGACCCGCGGATGTGCAACAACAGCCGCTTCTGGGACGGCGGCATCGCCCCCACCATGATCTGcttccaggggcagccccggggctcgGCCCCCGCCAAG GGGGACTCGGGGGGCCCGTTGGTGTGCGGGGAGCGGGCGGCGGTGGCCGGGGTGATGTCCTTCAGCGGCCCAGATGTCACCGACCCCTTCAAGCCACCGGTCGCCACCTCGACCGTGAAGTACAAGAAATGGATCCAGAAAACCCTGCGGAGGGGCTGCaagtccccccagcccccaagAGACTGA
- the C27H19orf25 gene encoding UPF0449 protein C19orf25 homolog, which produces MSSKAKRVLPTRPEPPSVEQILEDVQGTHPADPVFVLPAEPPLDHGPAPGSPDPAAEERERLYRQSRSYVGMNQRLQESRERLREQRRELERAGAELERGIAEMREKAL; this is translated from the exons ATGAGCTCCAAGGCCAAGCGGGTGCTGCCCACCcgccctgagccccccagcgTGGAGCAGATCCTGGAGGACGTGCAGGGCACCCACCCGGCCGACCCCGTCTTCGTCCTCCCCgctgagccccccctggaccaCGGCCCCGCTCCAG GCTCCCCCGACCCCGCGGCCGAGGAGCGGGAGCGGCTGTACCGGCAGAGCCGCTCCTACGTGGGGATGAACCAGCGGCTGCAGGAATCCCGGGAGCGGCTGCGGGAGCAGCGCCGGGAGCTGGAGCGGGCGGGAGCGGAGCTGGAGCGTGGGATCGCGGAGATGAGGGAGAAGGCGCTCTGA
- the LOC135403348 gene encoding granzyme M-like isoform X1, with protein sequence MGARGCLGPLLLLLLPLPSAWAWLQPSIIGGHEAKPHSRPYMASLQFGGVHACGAALLHRHWVLTAAHCLAQGTLASGRVVVGLHSLRDRGAATQTFPIRAACPHPGYDPGTMENDLLLLQLEGTVTPGRARRPIGLSGRGPAAGATCSLAGWGLRGRGGLSPTLQELEVKVMDPRMCNNSRFWDGGIAPTMICFQGQPRGSAPAKVSVWGSEGYKALPTPNHHSWVWGAPGGELTPSTEARCPPRRGGGPHLWSRCTLWCHPRPPGGLGGPVGVRGAGGGGRGDVLQRPRCHRPLQATGRHLDREVQEMDPENPAEGLQVPPAPKRLSTPSYLHRLAFNGNTVQSPVK encoded by the exons ATGGGGGCGAGGGGCTGCCTGgggccactgctgctgctgctgctgcccctgccttCGG CGTGGGCCTGGCTCCAGCCATCGATCATTGGGGGACACGAGGCCAAACCCCACTCCCGGCCCTACATGGCATCCCTGCAGTTTGGGGGGGTCCACGCCTGCGGGGCAGCGCTGCTGCACCGGCACTGGGTCCTGACGGCCGCCCACTGCCTGGCCCAGGG GACACTGGCCAGCGGGAGAGTGGTGGTGGGGCTGCACAGCCTGCGGGACCGCGGGGCGGCCACACAGACCTTCCCCATCCGGGCGGCCTGTCCCCACCCCGGCTACGACCCAGGGACCATGGAAAACgacctgctcctgctgcag CTGGAGGGGACGGTGACGCCGGGCCGGGCGCGGCGGCCGATCGGGCTGTCGGGGCgggggccggcggcgggggccACGTGCAGCCTGGCGGGCTGGGGGCTCCGCGGGCGCGGGGGGCTCTCGCCcaccctgcaggagctggaggtgaAGGTGATGGACCCGCGGATGTGCAACAACAGCCGCTTCTGGGACGGCGGCATCGCCCCCACCATGATCTGcttccaggggcagccccggggctcgGCCCCCGCCAAGGTGAGCGTTTGGGGGTCCGAGGGCTACAAAGCTCTGCCCACCCCCAACCACCACTCCTGGGTgtggggggctccggggggggAGCTCACCCCGAGCACAGAGGCCAGATGTCCCCCCAGGCGTGGTGGGGGTCCCCACCTCTGGTCGAGGTGCACTCTCTGGTGTCACCCCCGTCCCCCAGGGGGACTCGGGGGGCCCGTTGGTGTGCGGGGAGCGGGCGGCGGTGGCCGGGGTGATGTCCTTCAGCGGCCCAGATGTCACCGACCCCTTCAAGCCACCGGTCGCCACCTCGACCGTGAAGTACAAGAAATGGATCCAGAAAACCCTGCGGAGGGGCTGCaagtccccccagcccccaagAGACTGAGCACCCCTTCCTATTTACACAGGTTGGCTTTTAATGGGAATACTGTCCAGAGTCCGGTAAAATAA
- the RPS15 gene encoding small ribosomal subunit protein uS19: MAEVEQKKKRTFRKFTYRGVDLDQLLDMSYEQLMQLYSARQRRRLNRGLRRKQHSLLKRLRKAKKEAPPMEKPEVVKTHLRDMIILPEMVGSMVGVYNGKTFNQVEIKPEMIGHYLGEFSITYKPVKHGRPGIGATHSSRFIPLK, from the exons ATG GCGGAGGTGgagcagaagaagaaaagaacctTCCGCAAATTCACCTACCGCGGGGTGGACCTGGATCAGCTCCTCGACATGTCCTA CGAGCAGCTGATGCAGTTGTACAGCGCGCGGCAGCGGCGCCGCCTGAACCGGGGCCTGCGGCGCAAACAGCACTCGCTGCTCAAGCGGCTGCGCAAGGCCAAGAAGGAGGCGCCGCCCATGGAGAAGCCCGAGGTGGTGAAGACCCACCTGAGGGACATGATCATCCTGCCGGAGATGGTGGGCAGCATGGTGGGCGTCTACAACGGCAAGACCTTCAACCAGGTGGAGATCAAG CCCGAGATGATCGGCCACTACCTGGGCGAGTTCTCCATCACGTACAAGCCGGTGAAGCACGGCCGGCCCGGCATCGGGGCCACCCACTCCTCCCGCTTCATCCCGCTCAAGTGA